A genome region from Bombus terrestris chromosome 10, iyBomTerr1.2, whole genome shotgun sequence includes the following:
- the LOC105666138 gene encoding 15-hydroxyprostaglandin dehydrogenase [NAD(+)]-like produces MENEDTRSRRSSSSEKAINGLVSGKNVLITGGAAGLGNAFMNHFLKHGTNKITILDIDAETGKRIESSVEKSYGEKKVHFIHVDVSNYELMAAAFEEALNFMNDIDIVVNNAGILDERRWEKEIAVNIGGMVCTALLAAKYLSRDQLGHGGTLVNISQHIDIKSTAQLPIYTATKHAIIGLSQSLADSYQYEKTGVRVITLCPGLTETALTVNSPNRLLSRVMKADFVKNLEQLSIQTPYVVAQGLMSILRIAESGTIWVIENGRSPYEVYVPNPRSLRRTYKNNFTLAETKVITKGRPIREVCDNTRTGLMTCA; encoded by the exons ATGG AGAATGAAGACACTAGAAGCAGACGATCTTCCTCGTCTGAGAAGGCGATAAATGGGCTGGTTTCTGGAAAAAATGTGCTCATCACCGGCGGCGCTGCAGGTTTAGGGAATGCGTTtatgaatcattttttaaaacacgGTACAAAT AAAATAACTATATTAGATATTGATGCTGAAACCGGAAAGCGAATAGAATCGAGCGTAGAAAAGTCCTATGGGGAGAAAAAGGTGCACTTTATCCACGTCGATGTCTCCAATTACGAACTTATGGCTG CCGCTTTTGAGGAAGCTTTGAATTTTATGAACGATATCGATATTGTTGTAAATAATGCCGGTATCTTGGACGAACGACGATGGGAAAAAGAAATAGCGGTTAATATT GGAGGAATGGTTTGCACCGCATTACTGGCTGCCAAATATTTGAGCAGAGATCAACTTGGACACGGAGGAACTTTAGTAAATATTAGTCAACATATAGATATTAAAAGCACTGCTCAACTTCCGATTTACACAGCCACCAAACATGCTATCATTGGTCTTTCACAATCTTTAGCG GATTCTTACCAGTACGAAAAGACTGGTGTTCGTGTGATAACTCTGTGTCCTGGTCTGACAGAAACTGCCCTCACAGTGAACAGTCCAAACAGATTACTTTCTCGTGTTATGAAGGCGGACTTCGTAAAAAATCTCGAACAGCTGTCGATACAAAC CCCGTATGTGGTAGCTCAGGGTCTAATGTCAATATTGAGAATCGCAGAATCCGGTACCATATGGGTGATTGAAAATGGTCGGTCTCCATATGAGGTCTATGTTCCAAATCCACGTAGTTTGCGACGTACTTACAAAAACAATTTCACGCTGGCTGAGACCAAGGTAATTACAAAAGGTCGGCCAATTAGAGAAGTCTGTGACAATACACGAACAGGACTGATGACCTGCGCTTGA